A portion of the Chromobacterium sp. IIBBL 290-4 genome contains these proteins:
- a CDS encoding ABC transporter substrate-binding protein, with translation MKPYRLALNGIALLLCALSASAHADKVRLEFWTDSLKPRFDGYFAQAKKTYEAQHPNVEVVWVDVFNDNFETKLNAAIAAGKPPALVNHDVPRLFKYAQKGTLLPLDAVLGADKAAYLPNTLTDLSFGGKLYGLPWYNNVNVLVINGDLFKKAGLDPNKPIKSLDEELQLAKAIKAKTGVAGLLPQLGQIDGIMLGQGLPLIENGKAVFNSPKHAALIRKFADAYKAGALAKDSLFADDNFQDSVKLYNSGRLAMMETAPTAAQKTQSDARGIYAATVVQPAPLGPTKIVQGGYLFSWAIAKGLPAATQQEAVKFAKFLTSDSQQLAFSKVTGATFPSTRQALNDGYFVKTSAGGGAIERSRIEGAKVAVNIRTLVLTGVPNVGDLKKNLVDNVEAAITGKKDPQKALDDAAAFWNRQLK, from the coding sequence ATGAAACCGTACCGCTTAGCCTTGAATGGCATCGCGCTGTTGCTATGCGCCCTGTCGGCCTCCGCCCATGCCGACAAAGTCAGGCTGGAGTTCTGGACCGACTCGCTCAAGCCGCGTTTCGACGGCTACTTCGCCCAGGCCAAGAAAACCTACGAAGCCCAGCACCCGAACGTGGAAGTGGTATGGGTGGATGTTTTCAACGACAACTTCGAAACCAAGCTCAACGCCGCCATCGCCGCCGGCAAGCCGCCTGCGCTGGTGAACCACGATGTGCCGCGCCTGTTCAAATACGCCCAGAAAGGCACGCTGCTGCCGCTGGACGCCGTCCTGGGCGCGGACAAGGCCGCCTACCTGCCCAACACGCTGACCGACCTGAGCTTTGGCGGCAAGCTGTATGGCCTGCCCTGGTATAACAACGTCAATGTACTGGTCATCAATGGCGATCTGTTCAAAAAGGCCGGCCTGGACCCGAACAAGCCGATCAAGAGTCTGGATGAAGAGCTGCAGCTGGCCAAGGCCATCAAGGCCAAGACCGGCGTCGCCGGCCTGCTGCCGCAGTTGGGCCAGATCGACGGCATCATGCTGGGCCAGGGCCTGCCCCTGATCGAAAACGGCAAGGCGGTGTTCAACAGCCCCAAGCACGCGGCGCTGATCCGCAAATTCGCCGACGCCTACAAGGCCGGCGCGCTGGCCAAGGACAGCCTGTTCGCCGACGACAACTTCCAAGACAGCGTCAAGCTGTATAACAGCGGCCGGCTGGCGATGATGGAAACCGCGCCGACCGCAGCCCAGAAAACGCAAAGCGACGCCCGCGGCATCTACGCCGCCACCGTGGTGCAGCCCGCGCCGCTGGGACCGACCAAGATCGTCCAAGGCGGCTATCTGTTCAGTTGGGCCATCGCCAAGGGCTTGCCCGCCGCCACTCAGCAAGAGGCGGTGAAGTTCGCCAAATTCCTGACCAGCGACAGCCAGCAGCTGGCCTTCTCCAAAGTGACCGGCGCCACCTTCCCCTCCACCCGCCAGGCGCTGAATGACGGCTACTTCGTCAAAACCTCGGCCGGCGGCGGCGCCATCGAGCGCTCCCGCATCGAAGGCGCCAAGGTGGCCGTCAATATCCGCACTCTGGTGTTGACCGGCGTGCCCAATGTCGGCGATCTGAAAAAGAATCTGGT